In Archangium violaceum, the following are encoded in one genomic region:
- a CDS encoding NAD-dependent epimerase/dehydratase family protein, with amino-acid sequence MGKIALFGAGGAIGGSVASALRAQGRAYRVVGRSRGPLEAQFGADPLAEIVTWNPEDPASVRAAAEGVETLVYLIGVPYWEFQKHPVLMRQTLEGAMAAGVSKLVQIGTVYPFGRPRTERVDENHPREPHTFKGRMRKAQEDLVLGAHGQRGLQTTILRLPDFYGPHVERSFLHSAFEAALAGRRADLIGPIDTPHEYVFVPDVGPVVTALADEPRAYGRAWNLAGAGVTTQRELVERIFAHMGRPPKYRVAGPWMVRAIGLFNRFMRELAEMEYLQTTPVLMDDSALRGLLGEVRKTSYEEGIRRTFEALAREMKSTRPETGALMKPA; translated from the coding sequence ATGGGGAAGATCGCGCTGTTCGGAGCTGGGGGAGCCATTGGTGGCAGTGTGGCGAGCGCGCTGCGGGCGCAGGGCCGTGCCTACCGGGTCGTGGGGCGTTCGAGGGGCCCGCTGGAGGCGCAGTTCGGGGCGGATCCGCTGGCGGAGATCGTCACCTGGAACCCGGAGGATCCGGCGTCGGTCCGTGCGGCGGCCGAGGGCGTGGAGACGCTCGTCTACCTGATTGGAGTGCCGTACTGGGAGTTCCAGAAGCACCCGGTGCTGATGCGCCAGACGCTCGAGGGGGCGATGGCGGCGGGGGTGTCGAAGCTGGTGCAGATCGGCACGGTGTATCCCTTCGGGCGGCCGAGGACGGAGCGGGTGGACGAGAACCATCCGCGCGAGCCGCACACCTTCAAGGGCCGGATGCGCAAGGCGCAGGAGGACCTGGTGCTCGGGGCGCACGGCCAGCGCGGCCTCCAGACGACCATTCTGCGGCTGCCGGACTTCTACGGCCCGCATGTCGAGCGCAGCTTCCTGCACTCGGCCTTCGAGGCGGCGCTGGCGGGCAGGCGCGCCGACCTCATCGGGCCCATCGACACGCCGCACGAGTACGTCTTCGTGCCGGACGTGGGACCGGTCGTCACGGCACTGGCGGACGAGCCGCGTGCGTACGGGCGGGCCTGGAACCTGGCGGGGGCGGGGGTCACCACGCAGCGCGAGCTGGTCGAGCGCATCTTCGCGCACATGGGGAGGCCTCCGAAGTACCGCGTCGCGGGCCCCTGGATGGTGCGTGCCATCGGTCTGTTCAACCGCTTCATGCGCGAGCTCGCCGAGATGGAGTACCTGCAGACCACGCCGGTGTTGATGGACGACTCAGCGCTGCGCGGGCTGCTGGGCGAGGTGCGCAAGACGTCCTACGAGGAAGGCATCCGCCGCACGTTCGAGGCGCTGGCGAGGGAGATGAAGAGCACCCGTCCGGAGACGGGCGCGCTCATGAAGCCCGCCTGA
- a CDS encoding TetR/AcrR family transcriptional regulator codes for MGITERKQRQKAELREHILTAARDIVLREGFGGLSMRKLAEAVEYAPATLYVHFQNRDEIARELSRRGFQELLGFFEPVVGIADPLERLRAVAEAYVRFGMGHPETYRLVFMEDPKLSSAVLHGGPDDPGARSFHVLEAAFEELAAQGRLAADADPRRLAEVFWTGVHGVVSLKLTCTNFLQTPAEALTDTFTRTFLDGLPKPSSRSPTQGNAST; via the coding sequence ATGGGCATCACGGAGCGAAAGCAGCGCCAGAAGGCGGAGCTGCGAGAGCACATCCTGACGGCGGCGCGAGACATCGTGCTCCGGGAGGGCTTTGGCGGGCTGTCGATGAGGAAGCTCGCGGAGGCGGTGGAGTACGCACCGGCCACGCTGTACGTGCACTTCCAGAACCGGGATGAGATTGCCCGGGAGCTGAGCAGGCGGGGGTTCCAGGAGCTGCTGGGCTTCTTCGAGCCCGTGGTGGGAATCGCCGATCCGCTGGAGCGGCTGCGCGCGGTGGCCGAGGCCTACGTGCGCTTCGGGATGGGCCACCCGGAGACGTACCGGCTCGTCTTCATGGAGGACCCGAAGCTCAGCAGCGCGGTGCTCCATGGTGGACCGGACGACCCCGGCGCGCGCTCCTTCCACGTGCTGGAGGCGGCCTTCGAGGAGCTCGCGGCGCAGGGTCGGCTCGCCGCGGACGCGGATCCCCGCCGGCTCGCCGAGGTGTTCTGGACCGGAGTCCACGGCGTGGTGAGCCTCAAGCTCACCTGCACCAACTTCCTCCAGACTCCCGCCGAGGCGCTCACCGACACCTTCACGCGCACGTTCCTCGACGGACTGCCCAAGCCTTCATCGCGCTCGCCGACGCAGGGCAACGCGAGTACATGA
- a CDS encoding DUF2381 family protein: protein MFALSSAALVGWALLAVPTNAAAQSPLPVCEMGTRHLELTADASGKQGEVCIHPEVSTTFVFDSRVARVQLAGPERFRVVDGGTASLTLIPSEALTDGERVPVTVYFQDGAAPASATFWLVVHPFQAERLVEVLRQPRTLASYRQGEQQARAEARQCREEKARVQAECAGQMGLTGLIAHELMGEGGVASKDIGDAVTARPGNTLQFLSARSYRSPTERTERGQKVARLAVKVEVENTGTRAWTPAGAVLAGSNHVELRPLSIWPLETIPPGRTLRVVVEVEATEHEARGAFTLKLWSQEGGARVEFLDGVTFP, encoded by the coding sequence GTGTTCGCCCTGTCTTCCGCCGCCCTCGTGGGATGGGCTCTGCTCGCGGTGCCCACCAATGCCGCCGCGCAGTCGCCACTCCCTGTCTGCGAGATGGGCACGCGCCACCTGGAGCTGACGGCGGATGCCTCGGGCAAACAGGGAGAGGTGTGCATCCACCCGGAGGTGTCCACCACTTTTGTCTTCGACTCGCGGGTGGCGCGCGTGCAACTGGCCGGGCCGGAACGTTTCCGGGTGGTGGATGGAGGAACGGCGTCCCTGACCCTCATCCCCTCGGAAGCATTGACCGATGGGGAACGCGTGCCGGTGACGGTCTACTTCCAGGACGGCGCGGCACCCGCGAGCGCCACCTTCTGGCTGGTGGTGCACCCCTTCCAGGCCGAACGACTGGTGGAGGTGCTGCGCCAGCCGCGCACGCTCGCGTCCTATCGGCAGGGCGAGCAGCAGGCACGGGCCGAAGCGCGGCAATGCCGGGAGGAGAAGGCACGCGTCCAGGCCGAATGCGCTGGGCAGATGGGGCTCACGGGCCTCATCGCCCACGAGCTCATGGGAGAAGGGGGCGTTGCCTCCAAGGACATCGGTGACGCCGTCACCGCACGTCCGGGCAACACGCTCCAATTCCTGTCAGCGCGCAGCTACCGCTCCCCCACTGAGCGCACGGAGAGAGGGCAGAAGGTGGCGCGGCTGGCCGTGAAGGTGGAGGTCGAGAACACGGGGACGCGGGCCTGGACGCCGGCCGGTGCGGTGCTGGCGGGCTCCAATCACGTGGAGTTGAGGCCCCTCAGCATCTGGCCGCTGGAGACGATTCCTCCTGGGAGGACGTTGCGCGTCGTGGTGGAGGTGGAGGCGACGGAGCACGAGGCGCGCGGCGCCTTCACCCTGAAACTGTGGAGCCAGGAAGGCGGGGCCAGGGTCGAGTTCCTCGACGGTGTGACGTTCCCGTGA
- a CDS encoding serine/threonine-protein kinase has protein sequence MSALDTPPLPPGTRIGADVVEAVLGAGGFGTVYQVRGPEGRRAALKMVPLERGEDRAWREALIGSRLHQHHPNLARVLGAGSWPDKDPRFVYLKQELVDGVTLDVWAREHDVDTSQVVDRVLEVARALAVVHEAQVVHRDVKEANILVRRSDGQAVLVDFGVGYYVGARTITQGLFPPDTPQYRSPEAWHFGRENKDVRGAHYRAGVGDDLYAVGVVFYRLLTGRDPFFLGAHGNVDVEAVLNRAPLPPHLVNPRVPGAVEEVCLRLLEKKPEDRYPGAAALCAALETLRARADASWKVPLRGGARTADKRWARVRRAAAWTGVGLGLVLGGGWLVGQWRAGREAATSASPSTSPARQPTREASAGQEVALPGPAPESARAATPPPVEPPPAAAASPAASGKDRAPVKKQQKTTGSQKETQSRSAGSVARNVCLGLTGVALQACLSAQQQVPPVLQEPLPQECPAGAVKIMTEILGLRIGEKSPVDWSAVRGRPVPVREDSSVRVGGHWVNAQGQIALPTNTRLSGRLYFGENRVYGRFTTAHTPSGETYRVCMELLDTSNNVGLELKPGSEPPGNVLVSPVARVRVVDRFD, from the coding sequence ATGAGTGCGCTCGACACCCCTCCACTGCCGCCCGGCACGCGCATTGGCGCGGACGTGGTGGAGGCGGTGTTGGGCGCGGGCGGCTTCGGCACCGTGTACCAGGTGCGTGGCCCCGAAGGACGCCGCGCTGCCCTCAAGATGGTGCCGCTGGAGAGAGGAGAGGATAGAGCCTGGCGCGAGGCCCTCATTGGCTCGCGCCTGCACCAGCACCACCCCAACCTGGCGCGGGTGCTGGGCGCGGGCAGCTGGCCCGACAAGGACCCCCGCTTCGTCTACCTGAAGCAGGAGTTGGTGGACGGCGTGACGCTGGACGTCTGGGCGCGCGAGCACGACGTGGACACGAGCCAGGTGGTGGACAGGGTGCTGGAGGTGGCACGAGCCCTGGCGGTGGTGCACGAGGCGCAGGTGGTGCACCGGGACGTGAAGGAAGCCAACATCCTGGTGCGCCGCAGTGACGGGCAGGCGGTGCTGGTGGATTTCGGGGTGGGTTACTACGTTGGGGCGCGGACCATCACTCAGGGACTGTTTCCCCCGGACACGCCCCAGTACCGCAGCCCCGAGGCGTGGCACTTCGGCCGGGAGAACAAGGATGTGCGGGGCGCGCATTACCGGGCCGGGGTGGGAGACGACCTGTACGCGGTGGGCGTCGTCTTCTACCGGTTGCTGACAGGGCGCGACCCCTTTTTCCTGGGCGCGCACGGCAACGTGGACGTGGAGGCCGTGCTGAACCGGGCGCCCTTGCCGCCGCACCTCGTCAACCCGAGAGTGCCCGGGGCGGTGGAAGAGGTGTGCCTGCGGTTGCTGGAGAAGAAGCCCGAGGACCGCTACCCGGGCGCGGCGGCGTTGTGTGCGGCATTGGAGACACTGAGGGCCCGGGCGGACGCATCCTGGAAGGTGCCACTGCGAGGCGGGGCGCGTACGGCCGACAAACGATGGGCGCGAGTGCGGCGTGCGGCGGCCTGGACGGGCGTGGGTCTGGGGCTGGTGCTGGGCGGCGGGTGGCTCGTGGGGCAGTGGAGGGCCGGGCGCGAGGCGGCCACGAGCGCTTCACCCAGCACGTCGCCCGCCAGGCAGCCAACACGGGAGGCCAGTGCTGGCCAGGAAGTGGCGCTCCCGGGGCCCGCGCCGGAATCTGCACGGGCCGCGACTCCGCCGCCGGTGGAGCCACCCCCCGCGGCCGCCGCCTCGCCCGCGGCGTCCGGAAAGGACAGAGCCCCCGTGAAGAAGCAGCAGAAGACGACCGGCTCCCAGAAGGAAACACAGTCCAGGAGCGCGGGGAGCGTCGCGCGCAACGTGTGTCTGGGTTTGACGGGAGTCGCGCTGCAGGCCTGCTTGAGTGCGCAGCAGCAGGTGCCGCCGGTGCTCCAGGAGCCTCTACCCCAGGAGTGCCCGGCGGGCGCCGTGAAGATCATGACGGAGATACTCGGCCTGCGCATCGGAGAAAAGAGCCCCGTCGATTGGTCCGCCGTACGGGGCAGGCCCGTCCCCGTGCGCGAAGACTCGTCGGTTCGTGTTGGTGGCCACTGGGTAAACGCCCAGGGCCAGATAGCACTGCCGACCAACACCCGACTCTCCGGGCGGCTCTACTTCGGGGAGAACCGCGTGTACGGTCGCTTCACCACGGCCCATACGCCCAGCGGGGAGACGTACCGGGTGTGCATGGAGTTGCTGGATACGAGCAACAACGTTGGTCTCGAGCTCAAGCCCGGTAGCGAGCCGCCGGGAAATGTGCTGGTCAGCCCCGTCGCACGGGTGCGGGTGGTGGACCGCTTCGACTAG
- a CDS encoding threonine ammonia-lyase, which translates to MSTDLLPSHVFAARRGIAPYIRHTPLEHNSSLSKLADSPVFLKLENLQVTGSFKPRGSLHKVLSVRASQPHAEFIAPTAGGHGIGLAYAAATLGARAHIYLPRSADPDKLRLIQDYGARIEYFDSVPQAREAARRVASEQGYTFLSAYNDRHMMEGGGTVALEILEDCPHVETVLVGVGGGGLLAGMGVVLKAANPRIRLIGVQPESSAVLAQWHRAGQPVDVHDLRPSIAEGIGAQVERDLLPWPYLQRLVDEFVLVSDDELREAMRWCVADTKYVIEPSAAAGLAALRKLLPRSLGPTAIVLTGRNVSWRRFEDLVRPS; encoded by the coding sequence ATGAGCACGGACCTCCTCCCCTCCCACGTCTTCGCCGCCCGCCGCGGCATCGCTCCCTACATCCGCCACACTCCCCTCGAGCACAATTCCTCGCTCTCGAAGCTCGCGGACTCCCCCGTCTTCCTCAAGCTGGAGAACCTCCAGGTCACCGGCAGCTTCAAGCCCCGTGGCTCCCTCCACAAGGTCCTCTCCGTCCGCGCCTCCCAGCCCCACGCCGAGTTCATCGCCCCCACCGCCGGCGGCCATGGCATCGGCCTCGCCTACGCCGCCGCCACCCTCGGCGCCAGGGCCCATATCTACCTGCCCCGCTCCGCCGACCCCGACAAGCTCCGCCTCATCCAGGACTACGGCGCCCGCATCGAGTACTTCGACAGCGTCCCCCAGGCCCGCGAGGCCGCTCGCCGCGTCGCCTCCGAGCAGGGCTATACCTTCCTCTCCGCCTACAACGACCGTCACATGATGGAGGGCGGTGGCACCGTCGCCCTCGAAATCCTCGAGGACTGCCCCCACGTCGAGACCGTCCTCGTCGGCGTCGGCGGCGGCGGACTCCTCGCCGGCATGGGCGTCGTCCTCAAGGCAGCCAACCCCCGCATCCGCCTCATCGGCGTCCAGCCCGAATCCTCCGCCGTCCTCGCCCAATGGCATCGCGCCGGTCAGCCCGTCGACGTCCACGACCTCCGCCCCTCCATCGCCGAGGGCATCGGCGCCCAGGTCGAGCGCGACCTGCTCCCCTGGCCCTACCTCCAGCGCCTCGTCGATGAGTTCGTGCTCGTCTCCGATGACGAGCTGCGCGAGGCCATGCGCTGGTGCGTCGCCGACACCAAGTACGTCATCGAGCCCTCCGCCGCCGCTGGACTCGCCGCCCTGCGCAAGCTGCTTCCCCGCTCCCTCGGCCCCACCGCCATCGTCCTCACCGGCCGCAATGTCTCGTGGCGCCGCTTCGAGGATCTGGTCCGGCCCTCCTGA
- a CDS encoding OmpA family protein translates to MSGLALLTGLLSVGCGQSLDPSSPSPSSSTTSQRAPVFGEDGELTVSAAGTVLNRYAVLAADVSAGATTLELTNAPDLDSPEFGPLAVGDLLLIVQMQGAEMDTTDTESYGAVKSLNGAGRYEFAYVGSVSGNTLRLACAGLRYGYSAAGHVQVVRVPQLRRLTVATGASVVAQPWDGQRGGVVVLHVQDTTTLEGDINVSGQGFRGGALDHQSSDSANFIDIFTSDDPLLGGEKGESIVGGATVYATLGGRYGRGAPANGGGGGNSHNAGGGGGANGHNGKAWSGQGVMDGSVTGASAWSLDPSYIAINGLTDSSGGGRGGYTFSGADENALTIPPGAASWGGNRRRQVGGYGGRPLDQDPSQRLFLGGGGGAGDGNNNASAPGANGGGLVLLISNTVGGAGHIRANGAAAISTSGSHNDAPGGGGGGGTLVVVSDNLSGVTLEADGGKGGDQLIDNGESEGPGGGGGGGFIAVSGGTATTSVLGGVGGITRSPSMTEFPSNGATFGASGETDSVTLNALPLAACSPVDLKATLTNGQDSSVPGSSSTYTFTVSNSGPATATDAPVSLPLPPGVTGMQWTCVASGGATCPAASGTGAIATNVTLPSGGSLTYTLVATSAPTATGNVEMKGSIGTPADVSDVAPENNTATDTDTLTAPQADLSVTLTESADPVTGGTPLTYTVHVDNAGPSTSGPVTVTFPIPAGSTFVSAVGTDWSCAEAAGVVTCTRPSLPPGGAPDIAIRVVPANESGTLQTTVTVASDTDPVASNNTDSESTTVTRVEDTDKDGLSDADEIARGTDPNDPDSDDDGITDGTEVNIGGTNPLDDDSDDDGLIDGNEDADHDGVRDPDETDPRDADSDDDGLQDGTEKGITEPQGDDTNTSVFIPDADPSTTTNPLDPDTDDGSVKDGDEDTNHNGRVDDGERDPNVTADDTVIDSDGDGLSDDDERGRGTDPNNPDTDGGGVNDGEEVRRGTDPKSVWDDQELRVVGSGCSATGSDNVPALGFWAALAALVFARRRGARARQASGALASLGAVAVMASALPAQAQLSTAIDAQQFKPAPGQSDVLGLHGAGVPGHLRWRAGLFINYADDPLLVINPATDARIRRLVDQQLGFDLIGAIGLGERFEVGFTLPIALQQNVLGISPTGTRESAWGGGFGDLRLIPKAQLLKTGGLRLALAVPVILPTGGSGDFRGQSGVGVQPRVTADYAFEEGGVRLLANVGVNFRERQELLNLSVGNELSYGLGTAIPFEIKDHRFTGLVSVAGAAGLGATGGTQREEVPLELQGALQYRITPKLLATLGLGRGIIRGYGMPEYRVLGGIVWTEEEEPKKAPPAPVETVVDSDGDGFVDGQDKCPNEPEDKDGFQDEDGCADPDNDQDGILDAQDKCVNEAEDKDGFQDEDGCPDPDNDEDAISDGKDKCPVKPEDKDGFQDEDGCPDPDNDRDGIADAQDKCVNEAEVINGVDDEDGCPDQGKTKVEVKAGKILILEKVYFATNKDVVLPRSFPLLQQVASVLRANPQLTKVRIEGHTDSMGDDAFNLDLSQRRSNSVMRILVERGIDAGRLEAVGYGETKPVDTNKTAAGRENNRRVEFTILETKEEAQ, encoded by the coding sequence ATGTCAGGACTCGCCCTGCTCACCGGCCTTCTGTCGGTGGGATGTGGGCAGTCCCTGGATCCTTCTTCCCCTTCCCCTTCCTCTTCCACGACCTCCCAGCGCGCGCCGGTCTTCGGCGAAGACGGTGAGCTGACGGTCAGCGCGGCCGGCACGGTGCTCAACCGGTACGCCGTGCTGGCGGCGGACGTGAGCGCGGGCGCCACGACGCTCGAGCTGACCAACGCCCCGGACCTGGACAGCCCCGAGTTCGGCCCGCTGGCCGTGGGTGATCTGCTCCTCATCGTCCAGATGCAGGGCGCGGAGATGGATACGACGGACACGGAGAGCTACGGCGCCGTGAAGAGCCTGAACGGGGCGGGCCGGTACGAGTTCGCCTACGTGGGCTCCGTGTCTGGCAATACGCTGCGCCTGGCGTGCGCGGGCCTGCGCTACGGCTACAGCGCCGCGGGGCACGTGCAGGTGGTGCGCGTGCCGCAGCTCAGGCGCCTCACCGTGGCGACCGGGGCCAGCGTCGTCGCGCAGCCGTGGGACGGCCAGCGCGGTGGCGTGGTGGTGCTGCACGTGCAGGACACCACCACCCTCGAGGGTGACATCAACGTGAGTGGTCAGGGCTTCCGTGGTGGAGCCCTGGATCACCAGTCGAGTGACTCCGCCAACTTCATCGACATCTTCACCTCGGATGACCCGCTGCTCGGAGGCGAGAAGGGCGAGAGCATCGTCGGTGGCGCGACCGTCTACGCCACGCTGGGTGGGCGCTACGGCCGGGGCGCGCCGGCCAATGGTGGCGGCGGTGGCAACAGCCACAACGCCGGTGGTGGTGGCGGCGCCAACGGGCACAATGGCAAGGCGTGGAGCGGCCAGGGCGTGATGGACGGCTCCGTCACCGGAGCCTCGGCCTGGTCGCTGGACCCGTCCTACATCGCCATCAACGGTCTGACGGACTCGTCGGGTGGCGGGCGGGGTGGCTATACCTTCTCCGGCGCGGACGAGAACGCGCTCACCATCCCGCCGGGAGCGGCCTCGTGGGGCGGTAACCGCCGCCGGCAGGTGGGTGGGTACGGCGGGCGCCCGCTCGACCAGGACCCGTCGCAGCGCCTCTTCCTGGGCGGTGGTGGTGGCGCGGGCGATGGCAACAACAACGCCTCGGCGCCTGGCGCCAACGGCGGCGGCCTCGTCCTGCTCATCTCCAACACGGTGGGCGGCGCGGGCCACATTCGCGCCAACGGCGCCGCGGCGATCAGCACCAGCGGCAGCCACAACGACGCGCCTGGCGGAGGAGGCGGTGGCGGCACCCTCGTCGTCGTCAGCGACAACCTCAGTGGCGTCACCCTGGAGGCGGACGGTGGCAAGGGGGGAGATCAGCTCATCGACAACGGCGAGTCCGAGGGCCCTGGCGGTGGCGGGGGTGGTGGCTTCATCGCCGTGTCGGGTGGCACCGCGACGACGTCCGTGCTGGGCGGAGTGGGTGGCATCACCCGGTCGCCCTCGATGACGGAGTTCCCCTCCAACGGCGCCACCTTCGGCGCCAGCGGTGAGACGGACAGCGTGACCCTGAACGCGCTGCCCCTGGCGGCGTGCTCGCCGGTCGACCTGAAGGCGACCCTCACCAATGGACAGGACTCCTCGGTGCCGGGCTCGTCCAGCACGTACACCTTCACCGTCTCCAACTCGGGCCCCGCCACCGCGACGGATGCGCCCGTCTCCCTGCCGCTGCCCCCGGGAGTGACGGGCATGCAGTGGACGTGCGTCGCCTCTGGAGGAGCGACCTGCCCGGCGGCCAGCGGGACGGGTGCCATCGCCACGAACGTGACCCTGCCGTCCGGTGGCTCGCTCACCTATACGCTCGTCGCCACGAGCGCTCCCACCGCCACGGGCAACGTGGAGATGAAGGGCTCCATCGGCACGCCGGCGGATGTGAGTGATGTCGCGCCGGAGAACAACACGGCGACGGATACCGACACGCTGACCGCCCCCCAGGCGGACCTGTCCGTCACCCTCACCGAGTCGGCGGATCCGGTCACGGGAGGCACGCCGCTCACCTATACCGTGCATGTCGACAACGCGGGCCCGAGCACCTCCGGCCCCGTCACGGTGACGTTCCCCATTCCGGCGGGCTCCACCTTCGTCAGCGCGGTGGGCACGGATTGGAGCTGCGCCGAGGCCGCTGGCGTCGTCACCTGCACCCGGCCGAGCCTGCCCCCGGGCGGCGCTCCGGACATCGCCATCCGGGTGGTGCCCGCGAACGAGAGCGGCACGCTCCAGACCACGGTGACCGTGGCCTCGGATACGGACCCCGTCGCCAGCAACAACACGGACTCGGAGTCGACGACGGTGACCCGCGTCGAGGACACCGACAAGGACGGGCTCTCCGACGCGGACGAGATCGCCCGCGGCACCGACCCGAACGATCCGGACAGCGATGACGACGGCATCACCGATGGCACCGAGGTGAACATCGGCGGCACGAATCCGCTCGATGATGACAGCGACGACGACGGCTTGATCGACGGCAACGAGGACGCGGACCACGACGGCGTGCGCGACCCGGACGAGACCGACCCGCGCGATGCCGACTCGGATGACGATGGTCTGCAGGACGGCACGGAGAAGGGCATCACCGAGCCCCAGGGCGATGACACGAACACGTCTGTCTTCATCCCCGACGCGGATCCGTCGACGACCACCAACCCGCTCGACCCGGACACCGACGATGGCTCCGTGAAGGACGGCGACGAGGACACCAACCACAACGGCCGCGTCGATGACGGGGAGCGCGACCCCAACGTCACCGCCGATGACACGGTCATCGATTCGGATGGCGATGGTCTGAGCGACGACGACGAGCGCGGGCGTGGGACGGATCCGAACAACCCGGACACCGATGGTGGCGGGGTGAACGATGGCGAGGAGGTCCGGCGTGGAACTGATCCCAAGTCGGTCTGGGATGATCAGGAGCTCCGCGTGGTGGGCAGTGGCTGCAGCGCCACCGGTTCGGACAACGTGCCCGCCCTCGGCTTCTGGGCGGCCCTGGCTGCGCTGGTGTTCGCTCGCCGCCGGGGTGCCCGCGCCCGCCAGGCCTCGGGTGCACTGGCCTCGCTCGGCGCCGTGGCGGTGATGGCCTCGGCCCTGCCGGCCCAGGCCCAGCTGTCCACCGCCATCGACGCCCAGCAGTTCAAGCCCGCCCCTGGCCAGTCCGACGTGCTCGGCCTGCATGGCGCGGGCGTGCCGGGCCACCTGCGCTGGAGGGCCGGCCTCTTCATCAACTACGCCGATGATCCACTCCTCGTCATCAACCCGGCCACGGATGCCCGCATCCGTCGGCTCGTCGACCAGCAGCTGGGCTTCGACCTCATCGGCGCCATCGGCCTCGGCGAGCGCTTCGAGGTGGGCTTCACCCTGCCCATTGCCCTGCAGCAGAACGTGCTCGGCATCTCGCCCACCGGCACCCGGGAGAGCGCCTGGGGCGGGGGCTTCGGAGACCTGCGGCTGATTCCCAAGGCGCAGCTGCTGAAGACCGGGGGTCTGCGGCTCGCGCTGGCCGTGCCCGTCATCCTGCCCACGGGCGGGTCGGGTGACTTCCGGGGCCAGTCCGGGGTCGGCGTCCAGCCGCGCGTGACGGCGGACTATGCCTTCGAGGAGGGCGGCGTGCGCCTGCTGGCCAACGTGGGAGTCAACTTCCGCGAGCGCCAGGAACTGCTCAACCTCTCGGTGGGCAACGAGCTGAGCTACGGGCTGGGCACGGCCATCCCGTTCGAGATCAAGGACCATCGCTTCACGGGCCTGGTGTCGGTCGCGGGTGCGGCGGGCCTGGGTGCCACGGGTGGCACGCAGCGGGAGGAAGTGCCGCTGGAGCTTCAGGGCGCGCTGCAGTACCGCATCACGCCCAAGCTGCTGGCGACCCTGGGACTGGGTCGCGGCATCATCCGGGGCTACGGCATGCCCGAGTACCGCGTGCTCGGCGGCATCGTCTGGACGGAGGAGGAGGAGCCGAAGAAGGCGCCTCCGGCTCCGGTCGAGACGGTGGTCGACAGTGATGGGGATGGCTTCGTGGATGGCCAGGACAAGTGCCCGAACGAGCCCGAGGACAAGGACGGCTTCCAGGACGAGGACGGCTGCGCGGACCCGGACAACGACCAGGACGGCATCCTCGACGCGCAGGACAAGTGCGTGAACGAGGCCGAGGACAAGGATGGCTTCCAGGACGAGGATGGCTGCCCGGACCCGGACAATGACGAGGACGCCATCTCCGACGGGAAGGACAAGTGCCCGGTGAAGCCCGAGGACAAGGACGGCTTCCAGGACGAGGATGGCTGCCCGGACCCGGACAACGATCGGGACGGCATCGCGGATGCGCAGGACAAGTGCGTGAACGAGGCCGAGGTCATCAACGGAGTGGACGACGAGGACGGGTGCCCGGACCAGGGCAAGACGAAGGTGGAGGTGAAGGCGGGGAAGATCCTCATCCTGGAGAAGGTGTACTTCGCGACGAACAAGGACGTGGTGCTGCCGCGCTCGTTCCCGCTGCTGCAGCAGGTGGCGTCGGTGCTGAGGGCGAACCCGCAGCTGACGAAGGTGCGCATCGAGGGGCACACGGACAGCATGGGAGACGACGCGTTCAACCTGGACCTGTCGCAGCGCCGGTCGAACAGCGTGATGCGCATCCTGGTGGAGCGTGGCATCGACGCCGGGCGGCTCGAGGCAGTGGGCTACGGTGAGACGAAGCCGGTGGACACGAACAAGACGGCGGCGGGTCGAGAGAACAACCGCCGGGTCGAGTTCACCATCCTCGAGACGAAGGAAGAGGCGCAGTAG
- a CDS encoding sterol desaturase family protein, whose amino-acid sequence MDSVIDTLKSTLAIYEDERFFFIAVCSTLLSIVSFLAFALPWTWVAYKNPESLKKYRIQGRDFPVKRWLVPSLQRFALNNLVSFLGVVLSWPLVRHSGIHTGPLPAWYVIVAQIACFIVLDDFLYYWMHRTLHTPWLYKHVHSVHHRITTPFALTGNYMHVVEFMLTSTLVMTGPALLGAHVVTMWLWIVFRQLEAADGHSGYDVPWNPALLVPFYKGPVYHDFHHRRFFGNYAGFFAYLDKLFGGTYSKGYEDYRRAQPPVAAPVPEPQPQPSQSQQ is encoded by the coding sequence ATCGACACTCTCAAGAGCACCTTGGCGATATACGAAGACGAGAGGTTCTTCTTCATCGCCGTCTGCTCCACGCTGTTGAGCATCGTCTCGTTCCTGGCGTTCGCGCTGCCGTGGACGTGGGTGGCCTACAAGAACCCCGAGTCGTTGAAGAAGTACCGCATCCAGGGCCGGGACTTTCCGGTGAAGCGCTGGTTGGTGCCGTCGCTGCAGCGCTTCGCCCTCAACAACCTGGTGTCCTTCCTGGGGGTGGTGTTGTCGTGGCCGCTGGTGAGGCACTCGGGCATCCACACCGGCCCGCTGCCGGCCTGGTACGTCATCGTCGCGCAGATCGCCTGCTTCATCGTCCTGGACGACTTCCTCTACTACTGGATGCACCGCACGCTGCACACGCCGTGGCTCTACAAGCACGTGCACTCGGTGCACCACCGCATCACCACGCCCTTCGCGCTCACGGGCAATTACATGCACGTGGTCGAGTTCATGCTCACCTCGACGCTGGTGATGACGGGCCCCGCGCTGCTGGGGGCGCACGTGGTGACGATGTGGCTGTGGATCGTCTTCCGGCAGCTGGAGGCGGCTGACGGGCACTCGGGTTACGACGTGCCGTGGAACCCGGCGCTGCTGGTGCCCTTCTACAAGGGGCCCGTGTACCACGACTTCCACCACCGGCGTTTCTTCGGCAACTACGCCGGCTTCTTCGCCTACCTGGACAAGCTCTTCGGCGGTACCTACTCGAAGGGATACGAGGACTACCGCCGGGCCCAGCCGCCGGTGGCGGCGCCGGTGCCCGAGCCCCAGCCCCAGCCGTCGCAGTCGCAGCAGTAG